CGGAATATGTCCTCCCCGCCGCCTTTCGCTCCGCCCGCCGCGCCTCCTCGGGAGGGCGTCGCCGACCGCTTCTTCGGCTGGACGTCGCGCCTCGGTTTCGTCCGCTTCGACGGCTGGTTCGGTGGGGTGGCCGCCGGGGCCGCCGCGCGGTGGGCCGTCGATCCGCTGATCGTGCGCGGCATCCTCGTCGTCCTCGCGATCCTGGGATTCCCCGTGGCCCTCGTCTACGGCGTCGCGTGGGCGGTCCTCCCCGATGCGTCAGGCCGGATCCCGGGGCTCGAAGCGCGGTATCGCCGGTTCCATTCGGGCCAGGTGGGCGCGCTGCTCTTCATCGCGGCATCCTTCGTCCCCGCCCCCCTCCCGCAGCTTTTCGGGATCCCCACCCTCGCTCTGCTCGGCGGGGCGTACTTCGGCGACATCGTGGGCGTGGCCCTGGGGCTCACGGTCGCCGCGATCATCGTCGCGAGCGTCGTGGTGCTCGCGGTCGGGAGGCGAGGCCCTCGATCGGTTGTGCCCACGGTGGGCGACCCGGCCCCCGTCGCAACCGACGAGGCCAAGGGGGCGCCGACCGAGGCGCCCCTCGAACCCGACGCCCCCTCCGACACCGCGAGCGACGACGACCTCGCGCGGTGGCGCGAGCAGCACGCAGCGTGGAAAGTCCAGGATCAGGCGTGGCGGCGAGATCAGCAGGATGCCGCCCGCGCCGCGCGGGACCAGCTGCGACGCGAGCGCCAGGAGAGCGCCGCGGCCTTCGCCGCGGAAGCCGCCGCCCGTCGTCGCGAGCGTCATGCGACGGCGCCCCGTGCTCCGTTCGCCTTCGTGGCGCTCGCGATGGGTGCCGCGGTGATCGTGGGGACGATCGCCGCGCTGTCGACGACGGGGGCCGATCCGGTGGCGGCGGGTCTGTTCGTCGCGGCCCTCGTACTGGCGGGGGCGATGACCGTCGCCGGCGCGCTACGGCGCCGCAGCGGGTTCCTCGCCTTCGTGACGGGCCTCGCGCTGGTCGCGGGCGTCGGCGCATCCGCTCTCACGATCGGGCGGGATCTGCACGTCGGGCACTGGAACATCTCGAACGTCGCCGGGCCGTTCCACCAGGGCGCCGACACGTTCGTGCAGCCGTGGGGGGACCTGATGATCTCACTGCAGAACACGGGAGTGGACGGCGCCATGCACATCGACAAGCGGTCGGGAGGGACGGGCGTCTCCGTCAACGACGACGTCCGCGTGGATGTCGAGATCATCACCGACAGCGCCTCGATCTACGTTTCGACCCCCTCCGAGGGCTTCGTCACCCTCGACGAACTCGATGGTGTCGCCCGAGCGCCCCTCGGAGACGGTCGCACTCGCTACACGCTCAGCGTCGGCGACACCTCCTCCCCCCGCACGACGCAGGCACTCGTGATCGAGCAGGAGTTCGGCTACATCGACTTCACCCTCGAGTCCGACCTCACCCCCGAAGGGTCCTCCTGATGACCGCCACGCCCACCGCCGACCTCGAGCTCCTCTCGGTCGACGACCCCTCCGCATCCCCCTCGACCTCCGTCGCGACAGGTCCGCGCGTCCGCTGGGCGGCCATCGTCTGGGGGCTCACGTTCGCGGCCATCGCCGCCGGCGGGTTCGCCGTCGCCTCCTCTCCCGCCGCAATGGCGTGGCTGATCGATGCTGTCGCCGATGCCGAACTGACCACGGCGATTGCCGCCTGCCTCTTCCTCGTCGGGGGGCTCGTCACCATCGCCGGGGTCGCCGGCCTCCTGCGCCGTGCGCAGCGTTCACTCGAGGGTCGGCGCATGCATCAATCAGAGCCGGAGTCAACCCGCCAGACGTGAGGACGCCCCGGCCCCTACGGTCATGACGTCGCCTTACCCCGGGCGGCGTTCGGACGGATGCCGTGCATCCGCAGTACCCGCAGGAGTGGCCGTGGCAGATCCGTCCGACGAGCCTGTCACGACAGGAATGCTCGACGGCCGATACGTCCTCGCCGACTGCGTCGGCCAGGGGGGCATGGCCCGGGTCTATCGGGCTGAGGACGTCGTTCTCGGCCGCACCGTCGCGATCAAGATCATGCGCTCCGAGGCCGAGAACCCGGCGATCCTCCCCCGAGCGCGTACCGAGATGTCGCTCCTCGCGTCGCTCAACCATCCCTCTCTCGTGACCCTCTTCGACGCGAAGATCGTTCCCGGTCAGCCCGAGTACCTCGTCATGGAGTTCGTCGAGGGACAATCGCTGGCCGTCGCGTTGCAGACCGGACCACTGGATGCCGCCGAGACGGCCGGTCTGGTCGGCGAGATCGCGGCCGGGCTCGAAGTCGTCCACCGTTCCGGGATCGTCCACCGCGACGTGAAACCCTCCAACGTGCTCCTCGCACCGCCGACGATCCCCGGTCGCAGGCACGGTGCGAAGCTCGCCGACTTCGGGGTCGCCTATCTCGCCGACAGCACCCGACACACGACCCCCGGGACCGTGATCGGCACCGCTGCCTACCTGGCCCCCGAGCAGGTGCGCGGCGAACCCGCCGGTCCACCCGCCGACGTGTACGCGCTGGGCCTGCTGGCTCTGGAGACGATCACCGGCGACCGGGCGTTCCCGGAGGCATCCGGGATCGGACGCGTCATGGCTCGCCTGGTGGAGACACCGGACGTCCCCTCCTGGCTCGGACCGGAGTGGTCGGCCCTCCTGCGCGAGATGATCGCGCGAGACCCCGCGGAGCGTCCCACCGCAGGGCAGGTCGCGCACCGGGCACGCTCGTTGCCGACCGACATCGTCCGGATGCCTCGACCCGCGGTCGCGGCGATCGATCAGGAGACGCAGGCTCTCGACCTCGGGTACGCAGCGGCGCCGGTGGAGGCGGTCGGTGCACCCGCGGTCTCGCCGCTCGACGCGCAGGCCTCCCGCCGGGCGGCGCGGACGCGGAGGCGATCGCGGCACTCACGCACATGGATCCTCACGGGAGCCGCGGGCGTGGTCGTCGCCGCCCACATTGCGATCGGGGCGTGGTGGGCGAACGGCGCTCCGGGCCAGCAACCTGCCCCCGAGCAGACTGTGAGCGAGCCGACGAGCCCGGCGCCGGCGGAGCTCGTCGTGGATGACGGCGAGCAGGGTCTGGTGCCCCTGAACACCACCGATACCGTCGACACCGTTGCCGAGAACGACCCCGTCGTCCCCGACACCGCGACCGCGGAGACGAACGGAACCGGAGACGAATCTGCGATCGAGACGCCGGGGTCCACCGGAGCGGACAAGACCGCCGACCGACCCGCACGCGAGAACGCCAACGAGAAGGCTCAGGACCACGCGAACGAGAATTCTGCCGTCCGCGGCGGCTCGTCCAACAGCAAGGGCAACGGCAACGGCAACGGCAAGAACGACTGAGCCTCCGTCATACGCCGACACCGCGCGTCATCTCCGGTCATCACACCAGGGGACGTCCGAGGGTCGGGATAGCGTGAGGCCATCGCGACGGTCCGGGTGGTCCCGGGCACCGGGTCATACCGGATGTGCAGCGGGTTCGACTCCCGCCGTCGCGTCGACGACGGCGTGCGAGCGTCCGGCGTTGGCCATCCTCGCTGAGACGAGGCAGGCCACGGAGTCACCCTTCGATGGCGGTCAGGCCACACCCCTCAGATCCGGGGCGAGGCCGGCATCGTCGAGCTCGGCCCAGAGCTCATCGGGAATCGCGGACGCGCGCCGCTCGATGCTGCTCTCGACGTGCGCGACGCTGCGCATCCCGATGACGGTCGAGACGACGGCAGGATGCCGGAGCGGATACTGCACCGCCGCGGACGGCAGATCGACGTCATGGGCTCGGCAGATCGCGGCGAGCCGCTCCGCCCGCTCACGGACGGCGTCGGAGGCCGGGGCGTAGTCGAAGTGCGCGTCGGGCTGGATCTGAGCGGAGCTCAGCAGACCGGAGTTGTAGACGCCCGCTGCGACGATCGCGACGCCCCGCCGGAGGGCGAGGGGCATCAGATCGGCGAGAGCCGTCTGATCCAGGAGCGTAAGCCGACCGGCCAGCATCACCACGTCGATGTCGTGCGCGTCGATGAACCGCGCCGGCATGGCCGACTGGTTCATGCCCGCCCCGATGGCACGGATGACGCCCTGTTCCCGAAGTTCGATGAGCGCCGGGATCGCCTCACGAGTGGCCTGCTCTTCGTGCTCGTCGGGATCGTGCAGGTACACGATGTCGATCCGGTCCGTGTCGAGGCGGGCGAGGCTGGCCTCGATCGAGCGCTTCACACCGTCGGCTGAGAAGTCCCACTCACGACGGACGGATGCCGGGACCACGAAACCCTGATCGTCCTGACGGTCCGCCGTCTCGGGGCTGTCTACGAGCAGTCGGCCGACCTTCGTCGAGATGACGACGTCATCGCGCGGCGTTCCGGCCAGCGCAGCGCCCAGCCGACGTTCGGAGAGGCCGAGGCCGTAGTGCGGAGCGGTGTCGAAGTACGTCACACCCGCGGCCAGGGCTGCATGCACCGCTGCGGTCGACTCATCATCGGTCGTCTGACGATTGAGGTTGCCCAATTGCGCGGCGCCGAAACCGACATCGCTGACGGGGAGCTTCTCCCTGATGGATCGCGTGGCAAGAGAGGGGGCGGTCATCGGGTCCCGGTTTCTTCCGTATCGGCCGAACGGGCGGTGGGGGATCAGGTCGTCTGGATGGCCACGCCGATTCGTTAGCTGTACGAGCCGAACCTATCAGCGTGACAGCGTCGACCCGCTGCCACCCGTCAGAGCCCCGGGTAGCGTTCGCCGACGGGGACCTCGACCGTGAGGACATTGCCGGGCTGCGCGAGCGGGCACGCCCAGGCCGGGTCGTACGCGCACGACGGGTTGTAGGCGAAGTTGAAGTCGAGCACGATCGTGCCGGCCGCGGCATCCGATCCGAGGTCCGCGCCCTTGATCGTGTCGATGAGGTAGCGACCACCGCCGTACGTGCCGTTCGCACGTCCGGCGAGCGCGTCCCGCACGGGGATGAAGAGACCGCCGCCGTATGTGGTCAAACGCCAGACGTCCAGGGTGCCCACCTCCGGGACGTCGACGAGGGCGATCCGCTCGAACGGAACCACCCCGTCCGTTCCCGTCGCGAACTCGAATCCGCCGGGCTCCGCTGCGAGAAGCGGCAGCTCGAAACGCCAGGCGGGGTCGTAGGGCGCAATCGGCA
This DNA window, taken from Microbacterium sp. MM2322, encodes the following:
- a CDS encoding PspC domain-containing protein; translation: MSSPPPFAPPAAPPREGVADRFFGWTSRLGFVRFDGWFGGVAAGAAARWAVDPLIVRGILVVLAILGFPVALVYGVAWAVLPDASGRIPGLEARYRRFHSGQVGALLFIAASFVPAPLPQLFGIPTLALLGGAYFGDIVGVALGLTVAAIIVASVVVLAVGRRGPRSVVPTVGDPAPVATDEAKGAPTEAPLEPDAPSDTASDDDLARWREQHAAWKVQDQAWRRDQQDAARAARDQLRRERQESAAAFAAEAAARRRERHATAPRAPFAFVALAMGAAVIVGTIAALSTTGADPVAAGLFVAALVLAGAMTVAGALRRRSGFLAFVTGLALVAGVGASALTIGRDLHVGHWNISNVAGPFHQGADTFVQPWGDLMISLQNTGVDGAMHIDKRSGGTGVSVNDDVRVDVEIITDSASIYVSTPSEGFVTLDELDGVARAPLGDGRTRYTLSVGDTSSPRTTQALVIEQEFGYIDFTLESDLTPEGSS
- a CDS encoding DUF1684 domain-containing protein, with the translated sequence MIPTAARTAADVVDWRRRVFALYADVRAVTPEEGHALWQRGRDEMLATHPATPLLPDVRPEFTGVPIAPYDPAWRFELPLLAAEPGGFEFATGTDGVVPFERIALVDVPEVGTLDVWRLTTYGGGLFIPVRDALAGRANGTYGGGRYLIDTIKGADLGSDAAAGTIVLDFNFAYNPSCAYDPAWACPLAQPGNVLTVEVPVGERYPGL
- a CDS encoding serine/threonine-protein kinase, whose amino-acid sequence is MADPSDEPVTTGMLDGRYVLADCVGQGGMARVYRAEDVVLGRTVAIKIMRSEAENPAILPRARTEMSLLASLNHPSLVTLFDAKIVPGQPEYLVMEFVEGQSLAVALQTGPLDAAETAGLVGEIAAGLEVVHRSGIVHRDVKPSNVLLAPPTIPGRRHGAKLADFGVAYLADSTRHTTPGTVIGTAAYLAPEQVRGEPAGPPADVYALGLLALETITGDRAFPEASGIGRVMARLVETPDVPSWLGPEWSALLREMIARDPAERPTAGQVAHRARSLPTDIVRMPRPAVAAIDQETQALDLGYAAAPVEAVGAPAVSPLDAQASRRAARTRRRSRHSRTWILTGAAGVVVAAHIAIGAWWANGAPGQQPAPEQTVSEPTSPAPAELVVDDGEQGLVPLNTTDTVDTVAENDPVVPDTATAETNGTGDESAIETPGSTGADKTADRPARENANEKAQDHANENSAVRGGSSNSKGNGNGNGKND
- a CDS encoding aldo/keto reductase, yielding MTAPSLATRSIREKLPVSDVGFGAAQLGNLNRQTTDDESTAAVHAALAAGVTYFDTAPHYGLGLSERRLGAALAGTPRDDVVISTKVGRLLVDSPETADRQDDQGFVVPASVRREWDFSADGVKRSIEASLARLDTDRIDIVYLHDPDEHEEQATREAIPALIELREQGVIRAIGAGMNQSAMPARFIDAHDIDVVMLAGRLTLLDQTALADLMPLALRRGVAIVAAGVYNSGLLSSAQIQPDAHFDYAPASDAVRERAERLAAICRAHDVDLPSAAVQYPLRHPAVVSTVIGMRSVAHVESSIERRASAIPDELWAELDDAGLAPDLRGVA